The Streptomyces sp. Alt3 genome has a segment encoding these proteins:
- a CDS encoding ADP-ribosyltransferase domain-containing protein — MSDANTPDQPAPNDPLALADLFQGGGEPWLPLLKPVIEARADAADFIGPARGPGVVPVRELTFQALKPHPPHKWKVVVFGQNPYPRPESATGIAMFDNTFHDWKDSQFGRTVSIRCIIKAAAMWKYGIPKKTPIADVRKLLADQDTVQPPEWFQAMLTQGVLLLNAALTASSDGAMATDQHTRFWRPAVERIVEEILRAKQDAQEEDRYVVFAWWGAHARSLKNVVVRLQKKYPGVEVRHIDHANPAAQGDIFCEGEHFGTVNAALSALGADEVDWLPGKGWNTAEEGSGGADGGVADRMGAFIASTMELHQLYLDRLASVKDEGLVLPAITGVFDTPILDFREAVGPVVPLLAGIDRHVVRSHEFGKRRADEATGELSADAIAALHLYTCESAFYREINAVLRSPDRAKVAPYLPYLRLLFSAVSSLPAHTQPLWRGVSLDLRAQYPLGRTVTWWGVSSCTSELGVARAFLGGRGKRTLFEVTPVRAVGIRRFSAFTGEEEFILSPGTQLKVTGVKAERGGLCTVKLTELEEQTLVS, encoded by the coding sequence ATGAGCGATGCCAACACCCCGGACCAGCCCGCCCCGAACGACCCGCTGGCCCTCGCCGACCTGTTCCAGGGCGGCGGCGAACCGTGGCTCCCGCTGCTGAAGCCGGTCATCGAGGCACGTGCGGACGCGGCAGACTTCATCGGGCCTGCCCGCGGACCCGGCGTCGTCCCCGTACGCGAACTCACCTTCCAGGCGCTCAAGCCCCATCCGCCGCACAAGTGGAAGGTGGTCGTCTTCGGGCAGAACCCCTACCCGCGGCCGGAGAGCGCCACCGGCATCGCCATGTTCGACAACACCTTCCACGACTGGAAGGACAGCCAGTTCGGCCGGACCGTGAGCATCCGCTGCATCATCAAGGCGGCGGCGATGTGGAAGTACGGCATACCGAAGAAGACCCCGATCGCCGACGTGCGCAAGCTCCTCGCGGACCAGGACACCGTCCAGCCGCCCGAGTGGTTCCAGGCGATGCTCACCCAGGGCGTGCTGCTGCTGAACGCGGCCCTCACCGCCAGCAGCGACGGGGCGATGGCGACCGACCAGCACACCAGGTTCTGGCGCCCGGCCGTCGAGCGGATCGTCGAGGAGATCCTCAGGGCCAAGCAGGACGCGCAGGAGGAGGACCGATACGTCGTCTTCGCCTGGTGGGGGGCTCACGCGCGCAGCCTGAAGAACGTCGTCGTACGGCTCCAGAAGAAGTACCCGGGGGTGGAGGTCCGGCACATCGACCACGCCAACCCCGCTGCGCAGGGCGACATCTTCTGCGAGGGCGAGCACTTCGGGACGGTCAACGCCGCCCTCTCCGCGCTGGGTGCCGACGAGGTCGACTGGCTGCCGGGCAAGGGGTGGAACACGGCCGAGGAAGGGTCCGGTGGAGCGGATGGCGGGGTCGCCGACCGCATGGGCGCGTTCATCGCGTCGACCATGGAGCTGCATCAGCTGTATCTGGACCGGCTCGCGAGCGTCAAGGACGAGGGCCTCGTCCTGCCGGCCATCACAGGGGTGTTCGACACCCCGATCCTGGACTTCCGGGAGGCCGTCGGTCCGGTCGTCCCCCTGCTGGCCGGTATCGACCGGCACGTCGTGCGGTCGCACGAATTCGGGAAGAGGCGCGCCGACGAGGCGACCGGTGAGCTGTCCGCCGACGCCATCGCCGCGCTCCACCTCTACACCTGCGAGTCCGCGTTCTACCGGGAGATCAACGCCGTGCTGCGCTCCCCGGACCGGGCGAAGGTCGCCCCGTACCTCCCCTATCTGCGGCTGCTCTTCTCCGCGGTGTCCAGCCTTCCCGCCCACACGCAGCCGTTGTGGCGCGGAGTGTCCCTCGACCTGCGCGCGCAGTACCCGCTCGGCCGGACCGTCACCTGGTGGGGCGTTTCCTCCTGCACGTCGGAGCTCGGCGTGGCCCGGGCGTTCCTCGGAGGCCGCGGCAAGCGGACGCTCTTCGAGGTGACCCCCGTCCGGGCGGTGGGCATCCGCCGCTTCTCCGCCTTCACGGGCGAGGAGGAGTTCATCCTCTCGCCGGGCACCCAGCTCAAGGTGACGGGCGTGAAGGCCGAGCGCGGCGGCCTGTGCACCGTGAAGCTGACGGAGCTGGAGGAGCAGACCCTCGTGTCCTGA
- a CDS encoding macro domain-containing protein, producing the protein MTANRLTQPPLRVVLTDLDAGVVEAWRAAFADTPDIEIRKGSILDEKADAWVNPTNSRGRMDGGTDAAVKRHLGAGIQLRVQRAIRDGFGGNLPVGSAVCVPSGAVTPKFLIPTPTMQESSQNVSGTLNVALACAAAFQAIHQQNARTPGSIESVALVGMGARTGRVPARVCANLMWTGYTLFNDHRFEDFDDLRSTITAQLDDLEAAPATQRVRIDPSRRGASGARTR; encoded by the coding sequence ATGACCGCGAACCGCTTGACGCAGCCGCCTCTCCGGGTGGTTCTGACCGACCTCGACGCGGGCGTCGTGGAGGCCTGGCGCGCCGCGTTCGCCGACACCCCGGACATCGAGATCCGCAAGGGGTCGATCCTCGACGAGAAGGCCGACGCGTGGGTGAACCCGACCAACTCCCGTGGGCGCATGGACGGTGGGACCGACGCGGCCGTCAAGCGGCACCTCGGTGCCGGCATCCAGCTGCGTGTCCAGCGCGCGATTCGCGACGGGTTCGGCGGAAACCTCCCCGTGGGGAGCGCGGTGTGCGTTCCGTCCGGAGCGGTCACGCCGAAGTTCCTCATACCGACGCCGACGATGCAGGAGTCCTCGCAGAACGTCAGCGGGACGCTCAATGTGGCTCTGGCCTGCGCCGCCGCGTTCCAGGCGATCCATCAGCAGAACGCGAGGACACCGGGCAGCATCGAGTCGGTGGCGCTGGTCGGCATGGGCGCTCGCACCGGCAGGGTCCCGGCGCGCGTGTGCGCCAATCTGATGTGGACGGGCTACACCCTGTTCAACGACCACCGGTTCGAGGACTTCGACGACCTGCGCAGCACGATCACCGCCCAGCTCGACGACCTGGAGGCCGCACCGGCCACACAGCGGGTCCGCATCGACCCGTCCAGGCGCGGTGCGAGTGGCGCACGGACGCGATGA
- a CDS encoding N-acetylneuraminate synthase family protein, with translation MSNTSRLRTFGTRTAGPGHPVYVTGEIGINHNGDLDNALALIDVAAEAGCDAVKFQKRTPEICTPRDQWDIERDTPWGRMTYIDYRHRVEFGEAEYTAIAEHCAKRGIDWFASPWDTEAVAFLEKFDVPAHKVASASLTDDELLRSLRATGRTVILSTGMSTPKQIRHAVEVLGSDNILLCHATSTYPAKAEELNLRVINTLQQEFPNVPIGYSGHETGLQTTLAAVALGATFVERHITLDRAMWGSDQAASVEPQGLTRLVRDIRTIEASLGDGVKKVYESELGPMKKLRRVAGVVAEGENAPAAEPVAV, from the coding sequence ATGAGCAACACCTCCCGCCTGCGCACCTTCGGCACCCGTACCGCCGGCCCCGGCCACCCCGTGTACGTCACCGGCGAGATCGGCATCAACCACAACGGTGACCTCGACAACGCCCTCGCGCTGATCGACGTGGCCGCCGAAGCCGGCTGCGACGCCGTCAAGTTCCAGAAGCGCACCCCGGAGATCTGCACCCCGCGCGACCAGTGGGACATCGAGCGCGACACCCCCTGGGGCCGGATGACGTACATCGACTACCGCCACCGCGTCGAGTTCGGCGAGGCCGAGTACACCGCCATCGCCGAGCACTGCGCGAAGCGCGGCATCGACTGGTTCGCCTCCCCGTGGGACACCGAGGCCGTCGCCTTCCTGGAGAAGTTCGACGTCCCCGCCCACAAGGTCGCCTCCGCCTCCCTCACGGACGACGAGCTGCTCCGCTCGCTGCGCGCCACCGGCCGCACGGTCATCCTCTCCACCGGCATGTCGACGCCGAAGCAGATCCGTCACGCGGTCGAGGTCCTCGGCAGCGACAACATCCTGCTCTGCCACGCGACCTCGACCTACCCCGCGAAGGCCGAGGAGCTCAACCTGCGCGTCATCAACACCCTTCAGCAGGAGTTCCCGAACGTCCCGATCGGCTACAGCGGTCACGAGACCGGCCTGCAGACGACCCTCGCCGCCGTCGCGCTGGGCGCCACGTTCGTCGAGCGTCACATCACCCTGGACCGCGCCATGTGGGGCTCCGACCAGGCCGCCTCCGTCGAGCCGCAGGGTCTCACCCGCCTCGTCCGCGACATCCGCACCATCGAGGCGTCCCTCGGTGACGGCGTCAAGAAGGTCTACGAGTCCGAGCTCGGCCCGATGAAGAAGCTCCGCCGGGTCGCGGGCGTCGTCGCCGAGGGCGAGAACGCGCCGGCCGCCGAGCCGGTCGCGGTCTGA
- a CDS encoding acylneuraminate cytidylyltransferase, translated as MTPSPTVLAVIPARGGSKGVPAKNLARVGGVPLVARAVRACLASPEVTDVVVTTDDPAIAAAARAAGEALGEDARLHCVQRPAAIAGDTATSEDAVLHALHAYEATAHGRKADVVLLVQCTSPFITRADIDGVATAVARDGADTAVTVAPFHGFVWRDGSAVEDDTYGVNHDKSVRPRRQDRPQDYLETGAAYAMDVEGFRTHRHRFFGHTALVRTDPARVLEIDDPHDLARARALAPLLDPSPYPTRADVDAVVLDFDGTQTDDRVLIDSDGREIVAVHRGDGLGTAALRRAGLPVLILSTEQNPVVAARARKLQVPVLHGIDRKDLALKQWCEEQSIAPDRVLYVGNDVNDLACFGLAGWPVAVANAHDSVRAAARAVTTNPGGSGAIREIAAWLLGPTLTPSTEVPATPTK; from the coding sequence ATGACCCCGTCCCCCACCGTGCTCGCCGTGATCCCCGCCCGCGGCGGATCCAAGGGCGTGCCCGCGAAGAACCTCGCCCGGGTCGGCGGCGTACCGCTCGTCGCCCGCGCCGTCCGCGCCTGTCTCGCCTCGCCCGAGGTCACCGACGTCGTCGTCACCACCGACGACCCGGCGATCGCCGCGGCGGCCCGAGCGGCGGGGGAGGCGCTCGGGGAGGACGCCCGGCTGCACTGCGTCCAGCGCCCCGCCGCCATCGCCGGTGACACGGCGACCAGCGAGGACGCCGTCCTGCACGCCCTGCACGCCTACGAGGCGACGGCCCACGGCCGCAAGGCCGACGTGGTGCTCCTGGTCCAGTGCACGAGCCCCTTCATCACCCGCGCGGACATCGACGGCGTCGCCACCGCGGTCGCCCGTGACGGCGCCGACACCGCCGTCACCGTGGCCCCCTTCCACGGCTTCGTGTGGCGCGACGGAAGCGCGGTCGAGGACGACACCTACGGCGTCAACCACGACAAGTCCGTACGCCCCCGCCGCCAGGACCGGCCCCAGGACTACCTGGAGACCGGCGCCGCCTACGCCATGGACGTCGAGGGCTTCCGTACCCACCGCCACCGCTTCTTCGGTCACACGGCGCTCGTACGGACCGACCCCGCCCGGGTCCTGGAGATCGACGATCCGCACGACCTGGCCCGTGCCCGCGCCCTCGCACCGCTCCTGGACCCCTCGCCCTACCCCACCCGGGCGGACGTCGACGCCGTGGTCCTCGACTTCGACGGCACCCAGACCGACGACCGCGTCCTCATCGACTCGGACGGCCGCGAGATCGTCGCCGTGCACCGGGGCGACGGTCTCGGGACCGCCGCCCTGCGCCGGGCCGGCCTGCCGGTCCTGATCCTCTCCACGGAACAGAACCCGGTCGTCGCCGCCCGCGCCCGCAAACTCCAGGTCCCCGTCCTGCACGGCATCGACCGCAAGGACCTGGCGCTCAAGCAGTGGTGCGAGGAGCAGTCCATCGCTCCCGACCGCGTGCTCTACGTCGGCAACGACGTCAACGACCTGGCCTGCTTCGGCCTGGCGGGCTGGCCCGTCGCCGTGGCGAACGCCCACGACTCGGTACGCGCCGCCGCGCGCGCCGTGACCACCAACCCCGGTGGCTCCGGGGCCATCCGCGAGATCGCGGCCTGGCTCCTGGGCCCCACGCTCACCCCCTCCACCGAAGTCCCCGCGACCCCCACCAAGTAA